The Granulicella sp. 5B5 nucleotide sequence GCCTGAGGGCGGACTGGAAGCACTGATCGCGACGACGGAAGCGCGAGCGAAGGCGCATCCCGTGGCGTATGGGCACTGGTATGTTGATGGCGGTACGGTAGTGCGGCCGACGAGCGGGTTGACTACGGTGAGCTACGATGCGCTGTCGCCGGTGCGTGATCGGCTGCTGACGTTTATGAAGACGGAGATTGCCAAACCCGGGATGGGGCCGGAGGAACTGCGGACGGACCTGGCCCGGCTGGTGCCTGCGGAGCTGGGGATGAAACGTGGCGGTGATGCTGTTCTGGATGGGTTTCAGGTGAGGCTGTTTACTGAGGGGTCAGGGACGCAGATCTTCAGTACGACATTTGCGCAGTGGACGACTCGTGAGGTGTTGCGACGAGCCGAGCCGCTGACGCTGCTGGTGCGGTATGCTCCTCGGCAGCGACAGAGACCTATGAACGAGCTGCTGGCTAATACGGGCAACGTGAACGAACTGGATCCAGCGGGGTCACTGGTGGATGGCGATATGGCGGCCTACTACCACTGGGTGAACCAGCAGCGGCTGGCGGGCGCGGAGCAGTCGTCGTTCCTGGTGTGGTGGGAGGGCCAGAGCCAGGCGGTGGTGGTTGCGCCTACACTGCCTCGCGGTGTGAGCTCAGATTCACCGATGGATCTTCATGCGCTGGTACAACTGGCGACGGGATAATCGGATACGGCTGGGTGGAACGGGAATCTGAGGAAAGAGACGGTACGACGACTTTGGTTCATTCGCTGGTGTGCCCCTTCATGGGGGAGTTCATGGGGACGATGGTCCTTATCCTTCTGGGCAACGGCGTGGTTGCCGGGGTGCTGCTGAAGCGGTCGAAGGCCGAGGGGGCCGGGTGGTTGACGATTACGGCTGCGTGGGGGCTGGCGGTGTTTGCCGGGGTATTCACGTCGACGGCATGGGGCAGTGCCGATGCTCACCTGAACCCTGCGATTACGGTGGCTTCGGGGATCATGACCGGGGACTGGCATAAGGCGCTGGTCTATATTCCGGCGCAGATCCTTGGGGCGATGGCAGGGCAGGCGCTGGTGGTGGCGCTGTACTGGCCTCACTGGGCGGTGACCAAGGATGCCGATGCCAAGCTGGCGTGCTTCTGCACGGGGCCTGCGATACGGAAGCCTCTGGCGAATGTGGTGGCGGAGATGATTGGGACGTTCACTCTGTTTCTGGTGATTGCTGCGATTACTTCGAAGGCCGTGGGTGGCGCCAGTGGGTTGGCGATCGGACTTTCACCATTTTTGGTGGGGATGCTGGTGTGGGGGATCGGCATGTCGCTGGGCGGCGTGACGGGGTATGCGATCAATCCGGCGCGCGACTTTGGGCCTCGGCTGGTGCATAGCCTGCTGCCGCTGCCGGGGAAGCGGGATGCGGACTGGGGCTATGCGTGGGTGCCGATCCTGGGGCCGGTTATGGGGGTCTCGCTGGCGGCGGTGCTGATCCGGTGCTTCAACTGAGGGTTACCTCGCTGGCTGAGGGCTCCCCCCTGGTTTTGGGGCTATGATCCGCAGCGCAAAGGGGTTAGCGGTAGTACTGCCTACCGTAGCGTCCCGCTAGAGACGGCGACCGTGGCTGGCGGATCAGTTGCCGGGGATGGTGTCGCGGGTGGTGGACCAGTTGTCGAGGATCTTGTGCAGGACGGTGGAACCGCAGAGGTAGGCGGTTTCGAGCGAGACCTTGCTGCCGATGTAGGGTGCGGTGAGGCTCTCGACGGGCTCGTGGCCGGGGGCGGGCATGGAGAAGTTGCTGCCGGTGCGGAGGTCGAGGATGCGGTCGTAGTCGATGCGGTGCATGTGGCTGAGGCGCTCGGCTGCGAGCAGGAAGCCGGAGTCTTCCATCTCGGTCATGGCGAAGGTGCCCTGGCCCTTGGTCCAGAGGCGGACCCAGTCCTCGGCGAACTTGTTCATGATGGCGCCGTGCCAGTAGTAGTCGGAGGCGAAGGTGTCGCCGAGCAGGACGAAGGGCGGGCGCTGGGCGTTGGGGTAGCCGGTGTAGCGAGTGCGGAAGGTGGCGACTTTGGGATCGTCCATGAGCTTTAGATCTTTGGTCTGTGCGTAGGCCCAGTCGACGAGTTTGGGGTTGAGGGTGAAGAGGTTGGAACGGTGCCAGCTAGGGGCGTCCGTGGTGGGCGGGTTGGGGCGGATGGAGCCGGTGGGGAAGAGGCCGTAGGGCCAGTCCTTGGGCATCTCGCGGGGGTCGATCATGCGGACGACGTCGCCGACGACGTAGTGCGCCCAGGCGGCGGAGCCGATGCTGGCGACGTTGGGGTCGACGCCGGCGATGCCGTTGATGAGGAAGTAGGCGTGGGTGAGGTCGAAGCGCGGGTCGAGGCCGAGGGCCATCATGCTGGCGGTGGCGTTGGTGAGCGTGGTACCGCTGAGCATGCCGAGGATGGTGTGGTCTTTGTTGGTGCGGAGGGCGTGCTGGCCTGCGGGCAGGTCGGCGCCGCCGGGAAAGTCGACGATTTGATCGAGGTGCTCGCGCTCGACCCAAAACTGGTACTCCCCGGGGATGTCGCCGGTGTCGTTGCCGACCTCGAAGGTGGAGATGACGACGGCGCGGATGTGCCAGGGGTGCTCGGGCGTCTGCGCTTGAGTGCGGCCGAAGAGCGAGAGACAAACGCAGAGGACGCAGAGAGCGCGGAGGAGCGTGGCGGCTTTCGTGGTGAAGACACGATGGGTGAGGGTGCGCATGGCGGGCTCCTGCATTCAGAAGGGGATATGCATAGAGTACTGCATGCGATGGGGGAGGGGAGGTTGAGGCGCGCTGACGGAATGGCCGTGCAGCGCGCCTTGGGGTACTAGCGGCCGATGATCTCCTGCTTTTCCGTGGGGATGCGGCGGATCTCTTCGGCGGTGAGGTTGGTGTGCGCGGTGACCATCTGCGTGGGCAGGCGGCGGAGCCAGTTGTTGAGGGAGAAGT carries:
- a CDS encoding MIP/aquaporin family protein; protein product: MVLILLGNGVVAGVLLKRSKAEGAGWLTITAAWGLAVFAGVFTSTAWGSADAHLNPAITVASGIMTGDWHKALVYIPAQILGAMAGQALVVALYWPHWAVTKDADAKLACFCTGPAIRKPLANVVAEMIGTFTLFLVIAAITSKAVGGASGLAIGLSPFLVGMLVWGIGMSLGGVTGYAINPARDFGPRLVHSLLPLPGKRDADWGYAWVPILGPVMGVSLAAVLIRCFN
- a CDS encoding purine nucleoside permease, whose product is MRTLTHRVFTTKAATLLRALCVLCVCLSLFGRTQAQTPEHPWHIRAVVISTFEVGNDTGDIPGEYQFWVEREHLDQIVDFPGGADLPAGQHALRTNKDHTILGMLSGTTLTNATASMMALGLDPRFDLTHAYFLINGIAGVDPNVASIGSAAWAHYVVGDVVRMIDPREMPKDWPYGLFPTGSIRPNPPTTDAPSWHRSNLFTLNPKLVDWAYAQTKDLKLMDDPKVATFRTRYTGYPNAQRPPFVLLGDTFASDYYWHGAIMNKFAEDWVRLWTKGQGTFAMTEMEDSGFLLAAERLSHMHRIDYDRILDLRTGSNFSMPAPGHEPVESLTAPYIGSKVSLETAYLCGSTVLHKILDNWSTTRDTIPGN